In one window of Bizionia sp. M204 DNA:
- a CDS encoding TIGR04283 family arsenosugar biosynthesis glycosyltransferase — translation MINSISIIIPMLNEAENIASVLEHLLENSTSKNIAEIIVVDGGSVDGSQNIVNKFVPSNKIHLLNAQKGRAKQMNFGAKHATGTILYFLHADSFPPKNFDNLIIHEVTKGNLAGCFRLQFDNNHWWLQLAGWLTQFSWRASRGGDQSQFITKQLFTEIGGFDENFTIYEDNILINELYSRKQFVVIQDKIKTSARLYDKHGVWTLQYHFWTIYIKKWFGASADELYTYYQKYIS, via the coding sequence ATGATTAATTCCATTTCCATAATTATTCCCATGCTTAATGAAGCCGAAAATATAGCTTCGGTTTTAGAACATCTATTAGAGAATTCAACTTCTAAAAATATAGCGGAAATCATCGTTGTAGATGGCGGAAGTGTGGATGGCTCACAAAACATCGTTAATAAATTTGTGCCTTCGAACAAAATTCATCTTCTAAACGCACAAAAAGGCAGAGCTAAACAAATGAATTTTGGTGCCAAACATGCCACGGGAACTATTCTCTATTTCCTCCATGCGGATTCTTTTCCGCCTAAAAATTTTGATAACCTCATAATCCATGAAGTAACCAAAGGGAATTTAGCAGGTTGCTTCCGTTTACAGTTTGATAACAATCATTGGTGGTTACAATTAGCGGGTTGGCTCACCCAATTTTCTTGGCGTGCTAGCCGTGGTGGAGATCAAAGTCAGTTTATTACCAAACAATTATTCACCGAAATTGGTGGTTTTGATGAAAATTTCACCATTTATGAAGACAATATTTTAATAAATGAGCTTTATTCTAGAAAGCAATTTGTGGTCATTCAAGACAAAATAAAAACGTCTGCTCGGCTTTATGATAAGCATGGTGTCTGGACATTACAATATCATTTTTGGACCATATATATTAAAAAATGGTTTGGTGCTTCCGCAGATGAATTATATACATATTACCAAAAGTATATTTCCTAA
- a CDS encoding glycosyltransferase family 2 protein — protein MPHIKVIIPAYNEADSIPLVIGDIPELVNEIIVVSNNSTDATVENARNAGATVLSESRKGYGYACLKGMAYVAEQNEKADIIVFLDGDYSDYPEELTKIIQPILDNKVDFVIGARVKMLREKGSMTIPQIFGNWLATTLMRFMFKSKFTDLGPFRAIKYTKLLDLNMEDKTYGWTVEMQLKVLKQKISYTEIPVNYRNRIGISKVSGTVKGAVFAGFKILGWIFKYGFKK, from the coding sequence ATGCCCCATATAAAAGTCATTATTCCTGCTTATAATGAAGCTGATTCCATTCCGCTAGTCATTGGAGATATTCCAGAATTAGTAAACGAAATTATTGTGGTGAGCAATAACTCAACGGATGCTACGGTAGAAAATGCTAGAAACGCTGGAGCAACGGTGTTAAGCGAAAGCAGAAAAGGCTACGGTTATGCCTGTTTAAAAGGTATGGCTTATGTTGCTGAACAAAATGAAAAAGCCGATATTATTGTATTCCTTGATGGCGATTATAGTGATTACCCGGAAGAACTCACTAAAATAATTCAACCTATACTTGACAACAAAGTCGACTTTGTAATTGGAGCTCGTGTGAAAATGCTACGTGAGAAAGGGTCTATGACCATACCTCAAATTTTTGGAAATTGGCTAGCCACCACCTTAATGCGTTTTATGTTTAAGTCGAAATTCACGGATTTAGGGCCATTTCGCGCTATTAAATATACCAAGCTTTTGGATTTAAACATGGAAGATAAAACCTATGGTTGGACAGTAGAAATGCAACTAAAAGTATTAAAACAAAAAATTTCTTATACAGAAATTCCTGTAAATTACAGAAACAGAATTGGTATTTCTAAAGTATCTGGAACAGTTAAAGGTGCTGTTTTTGCAGGCTTTAAAATTTTGGGGTGGATTTTTAAATACGGTTTTAAAAAATGA
- a CDS encoding TIGR04282 family arsenosugar biosynthesis glycosyltransferase, with protein MGILSKNNTNSDQDQVANFYFPTSKSALIIFTRNPELGKCKTRLAKTIGNEAALEIYKHLLKHTAETAKNVSVDRYVFYSEAIQKEDLWNPEFFKKKLQEGSNLGERMENAFSKLFQLGYEKALIIGSDLLDLNAEIISEGFQKLNQNDYVLGPAKDGGYYLFGMKQLHPKVFKNKAWGTESVRKDTLDDLQNEDIHLLEILNDIDTFEDIEGIESLKKYY; from the coding sequence ATGGGAATTTTATCAAAAAATAACACCAATAGCGACCAAGATCAAGTGGCTAATTTCTATTTTCCAACGTCCAAAAGTGCGCTTATTATTTTTACAAGAAATCCAGAATTAGGAAAATGTAAAACCCGATTAGCCAAAACTATTGGTAATGAAGCGGCTTTGGAAATTTACAAACATCTATTAAAGCATACTGCAGAAACGGCAAAAAATGTATCGGTAGATCGCTATGTTTTTTATTCTGAAGCCATTCAAAAAGAGGACCTTTGGAATCCCGAATTTTTTAAAAAAAAGCTTCAAGAAGGTTCTAATTTAGGAGAGCGAATGGAGAATGCCTTTTCGAAATTGTTTCAACTAGGCTATGAAAAAGCCCTGATAATTGGCAGCGATTTATTAGATTTAAATGCCGAGATTATTTCAGAAGGATTTCAAAAATTAAACCAAAACGATTATGTTTTGGGTCCTGCCAAGGATGGCGGTTATTATCTTTTTGGCATGAAACAATTGCACCCTAAAGTATTTAAAAACAAAGCTTGGGGAACGGAAAGTGTTCGTAAAGACACCTTGGATGATTTACAGAATGAAGACATTCACCTATTAGAAATATTAAATGATATTGATACCTTTGAAGATATTGAAGGCATTGAATCACTAAAAAAATACTATTAA
- a CDS encoding DUF547 domain-containing protein, which translates to MKSPIYLMLLLFGFSLSAFGQTINHSGFTEFLQKHVTNKGEVDYKTIKANDSELNTYLNQFIAVSPKESWTKNETLAYWINAYNAFTIKLIIDNYPIESIKDIKNPWDHEFIPINGKLLSLNYIEHEVLRNMKEPRIHFAIVCASASCPQLLNEAYIPEKLDKQLTTVTKQFLADSSKNRIQKNSLELSKIFKWFSKDFKENGSLITFLNTYSDVKIASDAKIKYIDYSWKLND; encoded by the coding sequence ATGAAAAGTCCGATATATCTTATGTTATTGCTGTTTGGCTTCAGTCTTTCGGCTTTTGGACAAACCATAAACCATTCCGGTTTTACTGAATTCTTACAAAAACATGTTACTAATAAAGGTGAAGTTGATTATAAAACTATAAAAGCAAATGATTCAGAATTAAACACCTACCTCAACCAATTTATAGCCGTTTCACCTAAAGAAAGTTGGACAAAAAACGAAACATTAGCCTATTGGATTAACGCGTATAATGCATTTACCATAAAACTTATTATTGATAATTATCCAATTGAAAGTATTAAAGACATCAAAAATCCTTGGGATCACGAGTTTATTCCTATCAACGGCAAATTACTTTCTTTAAATTATATTGAACATGAGGTGCTTCGCAACATGAAGGAACCACGTATTCATTTTGCTATTGTTTGCGCTTCGGCTTCTTGTCCGCAATTATTAAATGAAGCCTATATACCAGAAAAATTAGACAAACAATTAACAACAGTTACAAAACAGTTTTTGGCAGATTCATCAAAAAATAGAATTCAAAAAAACAGTCTGGAACTCTCAAAAATATTTAAATGGTTTTCGAAAGATTTTAAGGAAAACGGCAGTCTTATCACCTTTTTAAACACCTATTCAGATGTAAAAATTGCATCCGATGCTAAAATAAAGTATATAGATTATAGTTGGAAGCTAAATGATTAA
- the arsM gene encoding arsenosugar biosynthesis arsenite methyltransferase ArsM produces the protein MSNYLNTTHDVYKEAALTPDVGLCCTTNPIWELPGLRIPKIMQEMNYGCGSTVHARDLTNNPKMLYVGVGGGMELLQFSYFNRKKNGVIGIDVVDEMLEASRKNFKEAEAQNPWFKSEFVDLKKGDALNLPVPDNSIDVAAQNCLFNIFKTDDLKKAIAEMYRVLKPHGKLVMSDPTCEQPMNDTLRNDDRLRALCLSGSLPIAEYVKMLTDAGFGTIEIRARKPYRILAPNHYPTEELIYIESIEVAAIKDPMPADGPCIFTGKAAIYYGDQDFFDDNAGHVLIQNQPLAICDKTAGDLAKLNRNDIYISESTFHYDGGGCC, from the coding sequence ATGAGCAATTATCTTAACACCACACACGATGTATACAAAGAAGCAGCATTAACACCAGATGTTGGTTTATGTTGCACCACGAATCCTATTTGGGAATTACCAGGGTTAAGAATCCCGAAAATCATGCAGGAAATGAACTATGGTTGTGGGTCAACTGTTCATGCACGCGATTTAACTAACAACCCTAAAATGCTCTATGTTGGTGTTGGTGGCGGCATGGAATTATTGCAGTTTTCATATTTCAACCGCAAAAAAAATGGTGTTATTGGTATTGATGTAGTCGATGAAATGTTAGAAGCATCTCGTAAAAATTTTAAAGAAGCCGAAGCTCAAAACCCATGGTTTAAAAGTGAATTTGTAGATCTTAAAAAAGGTGATGCGTTGAATCTTCCAGTTCCTGATAACAGTATTGATGTGGCTGCACAAAATTGTTTATTCAATATTTTTAAAACAGACGATTTAAAAAAAGCCATTGCTGAAATGTATCGCGTACTCAAACCACATGGTAAATTAGTCATGAGCGATCCTACTTGTGAGCAACCCATGAATGACACCTTGCGTAACGATGACAGATTGCGCGCCCTTTGTTTAAGCGGTAGTTTGCCCATTGCAGAATATGTAAAAATGTTGACAGATGCTGGTTTTGGAACCATTGAAATTCGCGCCAGAAAACCGTATCGCATTTTGGCTCCTAACCATTACCCAACGGAAGAATTGATTTATATAGAATCTATTGAAGTAGCTGCCATAAAAGATCCCATGCCTGCAGATGGTCCGTGTATTTTTACAGGAAAAGCCGCTATTTACTATGGCGACCAAGATTTTTTTGATGATAACGCTGGACATGTACTTATTCAAAACCAACCATTAGCTATTTGTGATAAAACGGCTGGGGACTTGGCCAAATTGAATCGGAATGATATTTATATCAGTGAATCCACGTTTCATTATGATGGTGGTGGCTGTTGTTAA
- a CDS encoding carboxypeptidase-like regulatory domain-containing protein: MKPTKLILALCCLTVFSAKAQRTISAVIIDSTKQEPIPFATILIDDKTGVISNDKGEFNITINRKISERDSLYISCLGYEQKQFAIQKFTDSIISLSTKNIDLSEVFITNKNYTLDEILDKVKEGLKTNYDFGYAKRKLFYRESYYTNMLKTDVKIEESTIPEFNQAFVDSIIKSVPKNTDQHTEVLAEIYGEIKPSTPQKLDILKASRLYDKQSEITFENYEKRFNEIIKKHVKRDSYFKIKSGWFGTKEEIDSSFFEDKKEDQQTAEFIEKKKELEAKRKANFLNWRKGSIQSIENANFLDEDSDLNFIEKSRRYEFEMQDFAYLNNEFVYTITFKPKRSEDFEGTLYINTQDFAIVRVDYKNVKPLRKFGLLGISLNEYLKEGTIIFQKNANEKYTLKYADQTDGQQVGIKRPLKIIEKNKNVKGRRKQNELAADLHFIVRNVEKKELIVFESTPISETEFNNFTEVPEVTPTYLPAYDSEFWKGYNIIEPNQAIKDFKIIEKTH, translated from the coding sequence ATGAAACCAACCAAACTTATCTTGGCACTTTGCTGTCTAACCGTATTTTCAGCAAAGGCCCAACGCACTATTTCTGCCGTAATAATCGACTCTACTAAACAAGAGCCCATTCCATTTGCAACGATATTAATAGATGACAAAACAGGTGTTATTAGCAATGATAAAGGCGAATTCAACATTACCATTAACAGAAAAATTTCTGAAAGGGACTCTCTTTATATAAGCTGCTTAGGTTACGAGCAAAAACAATTTGCTATTCAAAAATTTACAGATAGTATTATTTCATTAAGTACCAAAAATATTGATTTAAGTGAAGTGTTTATCACCAATAAAAACTATACACTGGATGAAATTTTAGACAAAGTTAAAGAAGGATTAAAAACCAATTACGATTTTGGTTACGCAAAGCGCAAACTGTTCTACAGAGAATCATACTACACGAATATGCTGAAAACGGATGTGAAAATTGAAGAATCTACTATTCCCGAATTCAATCAAGCATTTGTAGATAGCATTATTAAATCCGTTCCAAAAAATACGGATCAGCACACGGAGGTTTTAGCCGAAATATATGGCGAAATTAAACCGTCCACACCACAGAAATTAGATATTTTAAAAGCTTCTCGTTTATACGATAAACAAAGCGAAATAACCTTTGAAAATTATGAAAAACGCTTCAATGAAATTATCAAAAAACATGTGAAACGCGATTCGTATTTCAAAATTAAATCGGGTTGGTTTGGCACGAAAGAAGAAATAGACTCCTCGTTTTTTGAAGATAAAAAAGAAGACCAACAAACAGCAGAATTTATAGAAAAGAAAAAAGAATTGGAAGCCAAGCGTAAAGCCAACTTTTTAAACTGGCGAAAAGGCTCAATCCAAAGTATTGAAAACGCCAACTTCCTAGATGAAGATTCGGATTTGAATTTTATTGAAAAATCCAGACGTTATGAATTTGAAATGCAGGATTTTGCGTATCTGAATAACGAATTTGTTTACACCATAACTTTTAAGCCCAAACGGAGCGAGGATTTTGAGGGAACGCTTTACATTAACACACAAGATTTTGCTATTGTGCGTGTAGATTATAAAAATGTAAAGCCTCTGCGTAAATTTGGGTTATTAGGTATTTCATTAAATGAGTATTTAAAGGAAGGCACTATCATTTTCCAAAAAAATGCCAATGAAAAATACACTTTAAAATATGCTGATCAAACCGATGGTCAACAAGTAGGTATTAAAAGACCTTTAAAAATTATTGAGAAAAACAAAAACGTAAAAGGCAGACGCAAGCAAAATGAATTAGCTGCTGATTTACATTTTATAGTTCGAAATGTTGAGAAAAAAGAATTGATTGTTTTTGAATCGACGCCTATTTCAGAAACAGAGTTCAACAATTTCACAGAAGTGCCAGAGGTAACACCAACCTATCTTCCGGCTTATGATTCGGAATTTTGGAAAGGATACAATATTATTGAACCTAACCAAGCCATAAAAGATTTTAAGATTATAGAAAAAACACACTAA
- a CDS encoding glycoside hydrolase yields MTTKKDIKINGVSFVASRDSISNKNILPVLNVNANYTAIMPFGFIKSLEHPEIIYNTDRQWFGETKAGVSQYIDVLQKANIEIMIKPQIWVWHGEFTGHIKMPNEAAWLELEQTYSRFILDFAKLAQEKQVAIYCIGTELEQFVAHRPEYWQELIMNIRAVYDGKLTYAANWDEYKRTPLWSDLDYIGVDAYFPISDKKTPNVDDAIAGWQAHTIEMKAISETFDKPILFTEFGYRSTDYTGKEPWVSDYKITALNFEGQTNTTQALFDVFWKEPWFAGGFVWKWFHNHEESGGETDNQFTPQNKPVEAVIRDYYKRQ; encoded by the coding sequence ATGACTACGAAGAAAGATATCAAAATAAATGGTGTTAGCTTTGTGGCATCTCGTGATAGTATTTCTAATAAAAATATCCTACCCGTTTTAAATGTAAATGCCAACTATACGGCTATTATGCCGTTTGGGTTTATTAAAAGCTTGGAACATCCTGAAATAATTTATAATACAGATAGACAATGGTTTGGTGAAACTAAAGCTGGCGTTTCACAATATATTGATGTTTTACAGAAAGCAAATATTGAAATCATGATAAAACCACAAATTTGGGTTTGGCATGGTGAATTTACAGGGCATATTAAAATGCCTAATGAAGCTGCTTGGTTAGAATTGGAACAAACCTACTCGCGCTTTATTTTGGATTTTGCTAAACTAGCTCAAGAAAAGCAGGTTGCTATATATTGTATTGGTACCGAATTGGAACAGTTTGTAGCGCACAGACCTGAATATTGGCAAGAATTAATTATGAATATTCGTGCTGTTTATGATGGGAAACTAACATACGCTGCTAATTGGGATGAATACAAACGCACACCATTATGGAGCGATTTGGATTATATTGGCGTGGATGCCTATTTTCCAATTAGTGATAAAAAAACACCCAATGTAGATGATGCTATTGCAGGTTGGCAAGCGCATACAATAGAAATGAAAGCAATTTCTGAAACCTTTGACAAACCCATACTATTTACGGAATTTGGCTACCGAAGTACAGATTATACCGGAAAAGAACCTTGGGTTAGCGATTATAAAATAACGGCGTTAAATTTTGAGGGACAAACCAATACAACCCAAGCTTTATTTGATGTATTCTGGAAAGAACCTTGGTTTGCAGGTGGTTTTGTTTGGAAATGGTTTCATAATCATGAAGAAAGTGGCGGTGAAACAGATAATCAATTTACACCTCAAAATAAACCCGTTGAAGCTGTTATTAGAGACTACTATAAAAGACAATAA
- a CDS encoding purine-nucleoside phosphorylase yields the protein MMKYITETTEYLQSKGFESPEIGIILGTGLGKLIEHIDIIAEVSYNHIPNFPTATVEFHKGKLIYGTLSGKKVVVMQGRFHIYEGYSLQDVAYPVRVMKQLGIETLLVSNASGAINLDFKKGELMLIDDHINLQGSSPLAFRGVELLGERFTDMSAPYDADINAKFEAIAKDQGIKLHKGVYASVVGPQLETRAEYRMLKIIGADAVGMSTVPEIIVANHLNLKVAAVSVLTDECDPSNLKPVDISEIIEMAGKAEPQMITLFKELIKSL from the coding sequence ATGATGAAGTATATAACAGAAACCACAGAATATTTGCAAAGCAAAGGCTTTGAGAGTCCTGAAATAGGCATTATTCTCGGAACAGGATTAGGCAAATTAATAGAACATATTGATATTATAGCTGAAGTCAGTTATAACCACATCCCCAATTTCCCAACGGCTACGGTTGAGTTTCATAAAGGCAAACTTATTTACGGAACACTTTCCGGAAAAAAGGTAGTAGTTATGCAAGGCCGCTTTCATATTTACGAAGGCTATTCACTACAGGATGTTGCCTATCCCGTTCGTGTTATGAAACAATTAGGCATAGAAACCTTATTAGTTTCTAATGCCTCTGGCGCCATTAATTTAGACTTTAAAAAAGGCGAACTAATGTTAATAGATGATCATATTAATCTCCAAGGTAGTTCACCATTGGCCTTTAGAGGTGTGGAATTATTAGGCGAACGTTTTACCGATATGAGCGCACCTTATGATGCAGATATTAATGCCAAATTTGAAGCTATTGCTAAAGACCAAGGCATTAAACTTCACAAAGGCGTTTATGCTAGCGTTGTTGGACCGCAATTAGAAACACGTGCAGAATATAGGATGCTTAAAATTATTGGGGCTGATGCTGTTGGAATGAGTACCGTTCCAGAAATTATTGTAGCCAATCATTTGAATTTAAAGGTGGCTGCCGTGTCAGTTTTAACGGATGAGTGCGACCCAAGTAATCTAAAACCTGTTGATATTTCAGAAATTATAGAAATGGCAGGAAAAGCAGAACCACAAATGATTACCCTTTTTAAAGAACTGATTAAAAGTTTATAA
- a CDS encoding 4Fe-4S dicluster domain-containing protein, protein MKQIQYIGLGLFLTGLAIFISLIFLGRYELSQDVFDEVVTNKGIKSELFINDINTNLVGNEFTDPFSFSSKVTTALESANTTHKENSEWDKVIWTKPHSFSYELAKSSGNGIIKDNKMLFWILTFGLGILGALFFIIPQVVTLGRPGIKNNGIYHHASTSRGWIGWFVFIFLVSFYVLLYFYPDFIVNWTYIVDPFSMALSGNLASQWFLYGFLYSTVMTVMAVRMYIKYRHNKYQILRTTSVLFFQIVFAFLIPEILVRFEKPWYDFKNAFPLDYDFFFSWNLNQLIESGGFGLFILVWGIVLTVVVVPVMVYFFGKRWYCSWVCGCGGLAETLGDPYRQLSDKSLKAWQLERWLVHGVLVFALVMTGFTLYSYFSGADAVLGIKTQTIQDIYGFLIGAIFAGVIGTGFYPIFGNRVWCRFGCPLAAYLGFVQRFKSRFRITTNGGQCISCGNCSTYCEQGIDVRAYAQKGENIIRSSCVGCGICAAVCPRGVLKLENGPENGRINPTEILLGNDVDLMDLLNQK, encoded by the coding sequence ATGAAACAAATACAATATATAGGTCTTGGTTTATTTTTAACTGGACTTGCCATCTTTATTTCCTTAATATTTTTAGGAAGATATGAACTTTCACAAGATGTCTTTGACGAGGTTGTTACGAATAAAGGAATAAAAAGCGAACTATTTATAAATGACATAAATACTAATTTGGTTGGAAACGAGTTTACTGACCCTTTTTCATTTTCTTCAAAAGTAACAACGGCTTTAGAAAGCGCAAATACCACTCACAAAGAAAACAGTGAATGGGATAAAGTGATATGGACTAAACCACATAGCTTTTCTTATGAGCTTGCCAAATCTTCAGGAAATGGCATAATAAAAGACAATAAAATGCTATTTTGGATCCTCACCTTTGGTTTGGGTATTCTTGGTGCCTTATTCTTTATTATTCCGCAAGTTGTAACACTTGGTCGTCCTGGCATTAAAAATAATGGTATTTACCACCATGCTTCAACTAGTAGAGGTTGGATTGGTTGGTTTGTATTTATTTTTCTAGTCAGTTTTTATGTTCTACTATATTTTTATCCAGACTTCATCGTTAATTGGACGTACATAGTTGACCCCTTTAGCATGGCGTTAAGTGGTAATTTAGCGAGTCAATGGTTTCTTTACGGTTTTCTATATTCTACGGTTATGACGGTTATGGCTGTCCGCATGTATATTAAATACCGTCATAATAAATATCAAATACTACGAACTACTTCGGTGCTTTTTTTTCAGATTGTATTTGCATTTTTGATTCCAGAAATTTTGGTTCGTTTTGAAAAGCCTTGGTATGATTTTAAAAATGCCTTCCCTCTCGATTACGATTTCTTTTTCAGTTGGAATTTAAATCAACTCATAGAAAGTGGTGGTTTTGGCCTATTTATCCTAGTTTGGGGTATTGTTTTAACCGTTGTTGTTGTTCCCGTTATGGTTTACTTTTTCGGTAAACGCTGGTACTGCTCGTGGGTATGTGGATGCGGTGGTTTAGCAGAGACTTTAGGCGATCCGTATCGTCAATTATCTGATAAATCACTAAAAGCATGGCAATTAGAACGCTGGCTAGTGCATGGCGTTTTAGTATTTGCACTTGTTATGACGGGGTTTACACTCTATTCCTATTTTTCAGGAGCGGATGCTGTTTTAGGAATAAAAACACAAACCATACAAGATATTTACGGCTTTTTAATTGGCGCTATTTTCGCCGGAGTTATAGGAACAGGGTTCTACCCTATTTTTGGAAATCGTGTTTGGTGTAGATTTGGCTGTCCATTAGCTGCATATTTAGGATTTGTTCAACGTTTTAAATCCCGATTTAGAATTACAACCAATGGTGGACAATGTATTTCCTGTGGTAATTGCTCCACCTATTGTGAACAAGGTATTGATGTTAGAGCTTATGCTCAAAAAGGTGAAAATATAATACGATCTAGTTGTGTTGGCTGTGGTATTTGCGCTGCCGTTTGCCCAAGGGGCGTTTTAAAATTGGAGAATGGTCCAGAAAACGGACGTATTAATCCAACTGAAATTCTTTTAGGAAATGATGTTGATTTAATGGATTTACTGAATCAGAAATAA
- a CDS encoding NAD(P)/FAD-dependent oxidoreductase, protein MEHVVIIGNGISGVTAARHIRKLSDKKITIVSAETDHFFSRTALMYIYMGHMTYEHTKPYEDWFWEKNRIELKSGFVNQIDTSSKTLHFEKGDLLKYDQLILAAGSKPNKFGWPGQDLNGVQGLYSKQDLDNLEVYAPDNKSCKRAVIVGGGLIGIELAEMLHSRHIPVTFLVRETSFWNGVLPEGESEMVNREITRNGIDLRLASNLKEIISDENGNVKSVILEETEEEIPCNVVGLTAGVSPNINFIKDSGIAINRGVLVNRFLETNIPDIYAIGDCAEQHEAIGNRRPIEAVWYTGRMMGEVVAQTICDNRLEYKPGHWFNSAKFFDIEYQTYGWVHGKKEQPDHEVHFHWKHPDDTKCITIAFHKESRQFLGINNFGIRMRHEFFDRVLSENRSIEYVLAHLADANFDPEFYKLHEKTIIQKFNNDHNTTIQLKKKSWKRIFQTS, encoded by the coding sequence ATGGAACACGTTGTAATAATTGGAAACGGTATTTCTGGCGTAACAGCAGCTAGACATATTCGGAAATTATCAGATAAAAAAATTACAATAGTATCAGCAGAAACCGACCACTTTTTCTCACGTACAGCCTTGATGTATATTTACATGGGACACATGACATATGAGCACACCAAACCTTATGAAGATTGGTTTTGGGAAAAGAATCGTATTGAACTCAAATCGGGATTTGTCAATCAAATTGACACCTCAAGTAAAACACTTCATTTTGAAAAAGGAGACTTATTAAAGTATGACCAACTGATTCTAGCTGCCGGGAGCAAGCCTAATAAATTTGGTTGGCCTGGACAGGATTTGAACGGCGTCCAAGGCTTGTATAGCAAACAAGATTTAGACAATTTAGAAGTGTACGCACCAGATAATAAAAGTTGCAAGCGAGCCGTAATTGTTGGTGGTGGATTAATTGGGATTGAATTAGCTGAAATGCTTCATTCACGACATATTCCTGTAACATTTTTAGTACGCGAAACCAGTTTTTGGAACGGCGTTTTACCAGAAGGTGAATCTGAAATGGTTAATCGTGAAATAACTAGAAACGGTATCGATTTAAGATTAGCTTCTAACCTTAAAGAAATAATTTCAGATGAAAACGGAAACGTAAAATCAGTCATTTTAGAAGAAACAGAGGAAGAAATTCCTTGTAATGTTGTGGGGTTAACGGCTGGCGTTTCACCCAATATTAATTTTATAAAAGATTCTGGAATAGCCATTAATCGTGGTGTTTTAGTAAATCGGTTTTTAGAAACCAATATTCCTGATATTTATGCTATAGGCGATTGTGCGGAGCAACATGAAGCTATTGGAAACCGCAGACCCATTGAAGCCGTTTGGTACACAGGACGTATGATGGGTGAAGTTGTTGCCCAGACTATTTGTGATAATCGCTTGGAATATAAACCTGGTCATTGGTTTAATTCGGCTAAATTTTTTGATATTGAATATCAAACGTATGGTTGGGTTCATGGTAAAAAGGAGCAACCAGACCATGAAGTGCATTTTCATTGGAAACATCCCGACGACACCAAATGTATTACCATAGCATTTCATAAAGAATCACGGCAATTTCTAGGAATAAACAATTTTGGAATTCGCATGCGCCATGAGTTTTTCGATCGGGTTTTATCTGAAAATCGGTCTATAGAATATGTTTTAGCTCATCTAGCTGATGCTAATTTTGATCCGGAGTTTTATAAACTTCATGAAAAAACAATTATCCAAAAATTTAATAACGACCATAATACAACCATCCAATTAAAGAAGAAGAGTTGGAAACGTATTTTTCAAACCTCCTAA